A region of the Rickettsiales bacterium Ac37b genome:
TTTAATAGTTAATCCTATAAGCCTATCAGCAAATTTTATATTGTCTAAATTAGTTAATCTTCCACTGTGATCTATAATAACACGCTCTGGTAATTTATATATTTTCCACCACTCTATATCTGATATATCACCAAAAGTACAACACATCACTAAACCCGTACCTTTTTCTGGTATTACTTTGTTATCAGCTATTATTGGTACCTTCATTTCAAATAAAGGGGTCACAGCATGCTTGCCCTGCAAATGCTTATAACGCATATCTTCAGGATGATAAAATACAGCTACACATGCTGGCAATAATTCTGGTCTTGTAGTAGCTATAATTAATTCTTCTCCATCTTCTGTAGTAAAATAAATTTCATTCATATGGCTCGATAGTTCTTTATCTACAAGATCTGCTTGTGCTAATGCAGTTCTATCAACTGGGTCCCATAGACAAGGCTGTAATTGTCTATAAGCTCTGGATTTTTGAATTAAATCCAGAAACGATAGTTGAGATATTTTACGCGAATGATTACTGATAGTTTGATACTCCAATGACCAATCAACACTGAGTGCCAAAGATTTAAATAATAAATGGAACTCCTTCTCTGCCTCTAATACAATTTCTTTACATATTTCTATAAATTCGTTACGTGGTAAATCAATTGCCCGTACTTTCTTAAGCTTTTCTACTAATCTTTCTGTAGGCAATCCATTATCATCGAATCCCATAGGATAAAATACATTTTTACCTATCATACGCATATATCTAGCAATAAAATCTGTTTGCGTATAACTAAATACATGCCCCATATGTAACATACCAGACACGGTTGGAGGAGGTGTATCAATTACAAAATTCTCTTCTCGCGCTGCATGTTCATCCCATTTATATAATGATGTTTGCTCCCAATTAGATCGCCATTTTTCTTCCATTTCTACTATATTATAGCGAGGTGATAACCGCTTAGATGAAGATTCCATTATTTTCTCTAAAAAATATTAAGATTTGTGTAGTCCTCAGTTTTAAATGAAAAGCACATCAGTGTCAATAGCGAGCATAAATTTGATGTCTAGGATCTGTACCAAATTAGACGCACAGAATCTAACGTTTTGGGAAATTATTAATATAGTAAATTAAATTGTATTTGGGGCTAGGAGCGACAAGCGACACCTACAAATAGTAGGAGAGCTTTGAGTTATAGCAAGTTCAAATCAATTTACTATAGTAAAAATATTTGAATTTAAGTACAGAGTCATTACTTACTCAGAGTAGGCTCACTCTACCCGCACAAGCTCCACAGCAGCCTATTCTCACTATAATGCTTCTGCACCAGAAATAATTTCTATTAACTCTTTCGTAATAGCTGCCTGCCTTGTTCTATTATATAATAAAGTTAAGTTTTTGATCATTTCTCCAGCATTAGTAGTAGCATTGTCCATAGCAGTCATACGTGCACCTTGTTCACTTGCTGCATTTTCAAGCAATGCTCGATATAATTGCACTTTGACATTTTTAGGCAATAGAGTATTTAATATTGCTTCTTCACTAGGCTCATATTCAAATAATTTATGGCTATTTGTTGAATAATCATTACCACTATCATGCTCAGCAAGAGGTATTAATTGTTGCATAGTTGCTATTTGAGATATAGCATTCTTAAACTTATTATATAACACCACACATACATCAAATTCACTTGCAGAAAAAGCTGCTAATATTTTATTAGCAATACGTTCTGAATCAGAATAATTAACCTCTTTTTTACTCGAGGTAAGCGTATGGCCAATAATATTTTTAGAGTAGTCAATCTTTAAGCTTTCATACCCTTTTTTGCCTATACAAAAAATCTTATAATCTTTGCCTTGATCTCTTAATTCTTGAATATATTTTTTAGTAGCTCTGATAATTGAGCTATTGAATGCCCCACATAATCCACGATCAGACGTTACCACTATCACTAAATAAATTTTTTCTTCACTAGTCCCAACTAATAATTTAGGAGCATTATTCTCAAAATTAGAAGCTTGTGATAAATCCAAAATAGTTTCTTGCATTTTTGTAATATAAGGCAAAGCTATTTCCAGTTTTTCGCGAGATCTTCTTAATTTTGCCGCCGCTACCATTTTCATAGCTCTAGTAATCTTTTGTGTTGATTTAACACTTTTAATTCTAAGCTTTAAATCTTTAATGTTATTAGCCATTCTGCAGAAAACCTATATTTTGATAATATTTTTAAGAAAAATTCTTTATAAATTCTTCTAATACTACTTTTAATTTATTTTCATTCTCTATTGTAAGTTTTTCTTCACTACGAATAGATATAAGTATATCTTGATGATGAGCACGCATACCTGTCAATAAAGCTTTCTCAAACCTAAATATATCTTTTATTGATATTTTATCTAAATAACCCTTCACCCCAGCATAAATTACAACTACTTGCTCTTCTACAACAAGTGGAGAGTATTGTGCTTGCTTTAACAATTCAGTTAATCTTTGACCACGTGCAATTAAGCGTTGAGTAGTTGCATCTAAATCTGAACCAAATTGTGCAAATGCTTCCATTTCCCTAAATTGAGCAAGATCAAGTTTAATTGAACCAGCAACTTGTTTCATAGCCTTAATCTGTGCCGCAGAACCAACGCGGCTTACAGATAATCCTACATCTACTGCTGGTCTTACACCTTTATAAAACAATTCTGTATCTAAATAAATTTGTCCATCTGTAATAGAAATTACGTTAGTAGGAATATAAGCAGAAACATCACCACCCTGAGTTTCGATAATAGGTAAAGCAGTTAAAGAGCCCGCACCATTTTCATCAGACATTTTAGCAGCACGTTCCAGTAATCTTGAATGTAAATAAAATACATCACCAGGATACGCTTCTCTTCCAGGGGGTCTTCTTAATAATAAAGACATCTGGCGATATGCTACAGCATGCTTACTCAAATCATCATATACAATAAGAGCGTGCTTACCATTATCACGAAAATATTCACCCATAGCACAACCTGTATATGGAGCCAAAAACTGTAAAGGTGCAGGATCAGAAGCTGTAGCAGCTACTATTATACTATATTCTAAAGCCCCATTTTCTTCTAAAGTCTTCATCACTTGAGCAACACTAGATCTCTTTTGACCAATTGCTACATATACACAATATAATTTTTTCGTTTCATCATTTTCTTTATGGGCTGGCTTTTGGTTAAGTATAGTATCAATAGCAACAGCTGTTTTACCAGTTTGTCTATCACCAATAATTAATTCTCTTTGCCCTCTTCCTATAGGAATTAAAGCATCAATAGATTTAATACCAGTTTGCACAGGCTCATGCACAGACTTGCGCGTAATTACGCCCGGAGCTTTAACTTCTACATTAGTGTATGTTACATCCTTTAAAGGCCCCTTACCATCTATTGGATTACCTAAAGCATCTACTACTCTACCTAACAATCCTCTGCCCGTTGGAACTTGAACAATTTCTCCAGTACGCTTTACTATATCTCCTTCTTTAATCAAGCGATCTTCACCAAAAATTACTATACCAACATTATCCGTTTCAAGGTTCAGTACCATACCTTTGATACCACCTTCAAATTCTACCATTTCACTAGCTTGAACCATATCAAGACCGTATACTTTTGCAATCCCATCACCTACAGAAATTACTTGTCCTATTTCTTTGAACTCAGCCTGATTATCAAAACCTTCGATTTGCTTTGTTAAAATTTCTGAAATCTCAGAACTATACATTTCCATATAAAAACTCCAAACATCCTAATTAATTTGTATAAATAGCATCCATACCGATAGATTTTAATCTAGCTATCTTGTTTCTTAAAGATCCATCTAACATCTTGGACCCCAACTGCACCACTACACCACCCAAAATTTTTGGATCAATTGTCAGTATTATATTAACTTTTTTAGTAAACACTTTTTCAAATGCTATCTTAAGTGACTCTACATGTTGTTCAAGAAACGAATGAGCTACAGTAACTTTTATTGATACTTCGCCACACTTATCCAACATAAGCTGATTAAATTTCTCTATAATCGCTGGAAGCAGAAACAATCTTCTATTTTTAGCAAGTAATATACAAAACTTTTTTGTCAGATTATTACAACTGTATTGATTACATATTTCTTCTATTAAATGTATTAATTGATTACATTGCACGACAGGAGATTTTATTATTTTTAATAATTTATAATCTGCCTTAAATAATTTTAATAAATTATTAAAGTCCTTTTTAATGTCTTCTTCATTAATAGATTTATTAGCTAAACCTATTAATGATTTGACATAACGCCTAACTAATTCATTATAACTATATGCTGACACAAATATGCCTCAATTAAATAAAGTATTCCAAAAGTCGGCGCCAACTTAACATAATTTATTAAAATCCGCAAGGTAAATTCAACACCTAACTGTAATATTAATATAATGTTCAATCATTTTTTGTAGGAAGGTTTTATTAATTAAAATACTATTATATATTTCAACTATTGATTATTATAGTAATAAGGCTTAAAATCGTTACATAATATTTTTATATAATTAGGTGCATGAGTGAAATATTAAAATATATTAATAAAGCTGTACAAAGAGAAACCTTAACTTTAGAAGAAGCCACACGAGCTTTCCAAATTATTTTAGCAGGTGGCGCCTTACCTTCACAAATTGTTGCGTTTATAGTTGCATTAGAAACAAAAGGCGCTAACATAGATGAGATTTTAGGTGCGATTAATGTATTTAGAACTAAATCTAATTTTATCCTCGCTCCAAATAATACTATAGATATCTGCAATATAGGTCCCCATACAAATAATTTTCTTAATATATATACTGCCGTCGCCTTTGTTGTAGCAGGATGTGGCATACCTGTTGCAAAACACGGCAGCAATATAATTACACAATTAGACAATTATAATATTCCTTCATCTATAATACGTGCGTCTGATATATTACCTATTTTGGGCGTGAATATTAATGCACATCCAAAAAAATCTGCCCAATCACTGCTAGAAGCAAACATATGCTTTATGTTAATTAGTAAATACCATACATATTTACGAGAAATATTATCTTTAGTTAATGAATTAGATATACACACTATATTTGACTTTATTATTCCTTTGTGTAATCCAGCAAAACCCAAATATTGTTTAATTGGAGTACATTCAAAAGAAATAGCAGAAAAACTAGCTATGATCATGCAACATATGGAATATAACAAAGCATGGATTGTATCAAGCCATAATGTACTAGCAAGTTTAACTTTAACAGGAGAGGCTTATGTAATTGAAATAACAAATAAAAATACAAAATCCTTTACTATTACTCCTGAAGAATATCAATTACCAATAATGGAAAATTTAGATGAAATTAAGGGCGGAGATATGTTTTTCAATGCTAAAAAATTATTAGAATTATTACAAGGACAGAAAAATACTTATCGCGACATAGTCCTCTTAAATGCTGCAGCAGCCTTATTCATCGTCGGTGAAGTATCAAACATCAAAGATGGTATTTTACTTGCCTCTAATTCTTTAGACAGCGGACAAGCATATAAATCTTTGCAAAATCTTATTGCTATTTCTAGTATATAAATTATATCTATAGCTCTTTTTTATAACTATCCATAATAAATTTATTTTTATCATTTGGTATGACAATTTTATACGGTGAAATAATATTTTGCTTTTCTAGAGCCTCATGCGCTGTTAAAGCTTCAACTATTACATAATCTTTTTCATTGGTATATATTATATATTTTTGCTTTCATTATTTTCAGCAATATTAATTACTGGTATATTAAGACTTACAAAAGATTCTTTATCATCCATAGTTATTATTAATAATGTTATAAATACATTTTATTAGTATGAACTAAAAAAATTAAATGTTAATTAATTTATATCCATAAATCAATTTAATTTCTTAATATCTATGTTTTATAACTTAATTTTTATTACTTATATATTAATACTTATTATTACTTGAGCTGCAATCCCTTCATTACGCCCTGTAAATCCCATTTTTTCGGTAGTTGTTGCCTTAATATTAATTCTATCAATAGAAATAGATAAAATTTCACTTAATTTGTTTTGCATTGCTAATCTATAAGGATTAATTTTGGGAGTCTCTCCTATAATAATTATGTCAACATTAATAATAGTAGCATTCTTATGTCGTAACATTTCTAGTGTATGTTCTATAAACCTGACAGATCTGACATCCTTCCATTGATCGTCAGTAGGTGGGAAATGCACACCTATATCACCAGCACCTATAGATCCTAATAAAGCGTCACATAACGCGTGTAAAACCACATCTCCATCAGAATGTGCTATAATTCTATAGTTATGCGGAATTTCCACTCCTCCTAAA
Encoded here:
- the atpA gene encoding ATP synthase subunit alpha; protein product: MEMYSSEISEILTKQIEGFDNQAEFKEIGQVISVGDGIAKVYGLDMVQASEMVEFEGGIKGMVLNLETDNVGIVIFGEDRLIKEGDIVKRTGEIVQVPTGRGLLGRVVDALGNPIDGKGPLKDVTYTNVEVKAPGVITRKSVHEPVQTGIKSIDALIPIGRGQRELIIGDRQTGKTAVAIDTILNQKPAHKENDETKKLYCVYVAIGQKRSSVAQVMKTLEENGALEYSIIVAATASDPAPLQFLAPYTGCAMGEYFRDNGKHALIVYDDLSKHAVAYRQMSLLLRRPPGREAYPGDVFYLHSRLLERAAKMSDENGAGSLTALPIIETQGGDVSAYIPTNVISITDGQIYLDTELFYKGVRPAVDVGLSVSRVGSAAQIKAMKQVAGSIKLDLAQFREMEAFAQFGSDLDATTQRLIARGQRLTELLKQAQYSPLVVEEQVVVIYAGVKGYLDKISIKDIFRFEKALLTGMRAHHQDILISIRSEEKLTIENENKLKVVLEEFIKNFS
- the trpD gene encoding Anthranilate synthase component II, with protein sequence MSEILKYINKAVQRETLTLEEATRAFQIILAGGALPSQIVAFIVALETKGANIDEILGAINVFRTKSNFILAPNNTIDICNIGPHTNNFLNIYTAVAFVVAGCGIPVAKHGSNIITQLDNYNIPSSIIRASDILPILGVNINAHPKKSAQSLLEANICFMLISKYHTYLREILSLVNELDIHTIFDFIIPLCNPAKPKYCLIGVHSKEIAEKLAMIMQHMEYNKAWIVSSHNVLASLTLTGEAYVIEITNKNTKSFTITPEEYQLPIMENLDEIKGGDMFFNAKKLLELLQGQKNTYRDIVLLNAAAALFIVGEVSNIKDGILLASNSLDSGQAYKSLQNLIAISSI
- the atpH gene encoding ATP synthase subunit delta, which translates into the protein MSAYSYNELVRRYVKSLIGLANKSINEEDIKKDFNNLLKLFKADYKLLKIIKSPVVQCNQLIHLIEEICNQYSCNNLTKKFCILLAKNRRLFLLPAIIEKFNQLMLDKCGEVSIKVTVAHSFLEQHVESLKIAFEKVFTKKVNIILTIDPKILGGVVVQLGSKMLDGSLRNKIARLKSIGMDAIYTN
- the atpG gene encoding ATP synthase gamma subunit; this encodes MANNIKDLKLRIKSVKSTQKITRAMKMVAAAKLRRSREKLEIALPYITKMQETILDLSQASNFENNAPKLLVGTSEEKIYLVIVVTSDRGLCGAFNSSIIRATKKYIQELRDQGKDYKIFCIGKKGYESLKIDYSKNIIGHTLTSSKKEVNYSDSERIANKILAAFSASEFDVCVVLYNKFKNAISQIATMQQLIPLAEHDSGNDYSTNSHKLFEYEPSEEAILNTLLPKNVKVQLYRALLENAASEQGARMTAMDNATTNAGEMIKNLTLLYNRTRQAAITKELIEIISGAEAL